The Cucumis melo cultivar AY chromosome 5, USDA_Cmelo_AY_1.0, whole genome shotgun sequence genome has a segment encoding these proteins:
- the LOC103492120 gene encoding uncharacterized protein LOC103492120, which produces MKLTVVARSLQARSTLTKIIGLSQVRFFQPDFTPRDPKAKPKKYKYPPFYDPYGPRPPPSDKIIALAERIAALPAAERSQIGPTLGEKLRHPKLQEISVDGLDMGSEGGAAAGSSNVEEKKEKTAFDVKLEKFDAASKIKVIKEVRAFTNLGLKEAKDLVEKVPAILKQGVTKEEANGIIEKIKAAGGVAVME; this is translated from the coding sequence ATGAAGCTGACTGTAGTTGCACGATCCCTTCAAGCCCGTTCCACACTTACTAAAATAATTGGGTTGTCGCAGGTCCGCTTCTTTCAGCCTGATTTTACTCCTAGGGACCCAAAGGCCAAGCCAAAAAAGTACAAGTATCCACCATTTTATGATCCATATGGCCCTAGGCCCCCACCCTCTGATAAAATCATTGCGCTTGCTGAAAGAATTGCAGCACTGCCTGCTGCTGAGCGTTCCCAGATTGGTCCCACACTCGGCGAAAAACTTAGACATCCTAAGCTGCAGGAAATTTCAGTGGATGGCTTGGACATGGGTTCGGAAGGAGGGGCAGCGGCAGGATCTTCCAATgtggaagagaaaaaagaaaaaactgcTTTTGATGTGAAGCTAGAGAAGTTTGATGCTGCTTCAAAAATTAAGGTGATTAAAGAAGTAAGGGCCTTCACTAATTTGGGTCTGAAGGAGGCAAAAGACTTAGTAGAGAAAGTACCTGCGATTCTCAAGCAAGGGGTGACCAAGGAGGAAGCAAACGGCATCATCGAAAAGATCAAAGCTGCTGGAGGAGTTGCTGTGATGGAGTAG